The Pyxidicoccus sp. MSG2 DNA segment TGGTGGCGGTGACTCACGGCGGCGTGCTGAGCCTGCTGTTCCGCCACAGCCTGGGGATTCCGCACAGCACGCCCCGCGCCTTCTCCGTGCTCAACGCGGGGTGGAACCAGTTCGACGACCACGACGGCACGCTGCGGCTGGTGACGTGGGGCGACGTCACCCACCTGAACGACGTCAGCCGCGACGACACCTGAGCCGCGCCCCGCTCCGTGAATCGAGCGGGGCTGCCGCGGGCACCCCCTACAGCTCGACCTGCGAGCGCTCCTCGCGCAGCGCCGCGCGGGAGTGCCGGGACTGCGACTTCACCAGCCGGCGGGCCTCGTCAATCGCACCGGACACCACCTCGGCGGCGTGGCGCGCCTGCTCCGGCGTGTGCGTCGCCATCACCTGCATGCGGAAGCGCGTCTCGCGCAGGCGCACCGCGGGGTACTCCACCAGGTTGGAGAAGATGCCGCGCTCGAAGACGAGCTTGGCGGCCAGACGGGCCACCTTCGGGTCCCCCACCGGCACCGGCACCACGTTGGAGGGCTCGCCGAGGCACTCGATGCCGCGCTCGGAGAAGGCGGTGCGCAGGGCCACGCTGTTCTCCCGGGCCTTCACGCGCAGCGCCTCGCCCTCCTCCGAGCGGACGATGCGCAGGGCCTCCAGCACCACCGCCGCCTGGATGGGCAGCAGCGCGTTGGAGAAGATGTGCGGCCCGCCCATGACGCGGACGTACTGGCGCACCGCCGGGTTGCGCGTCGCCATGAAGCCGCCGTTGGAGGCGAACGTCTTGGAGAAGGCGCCCACCACCAGGTCCACCTTCCCGAGCAGCCCCTGCACGCCCAGGCTGCCCGTGCCGCGAGGCCCCAGCGCGCCCAGGTCGTGGGCCACGTCCACCAGCAGCGTGGCGCTGAACTCGCGGCAGATGGCCTGCAGCTCCTCCAGCCGCGGCACGTCCGAGTCCATGGAGAACAGGCCCTCGGTGACGACGAGCACGCCGTTGCGCGTGTCGCGGGCGCGAATCTCCTGAAGCTTGCGGCGCATGGCGCGGTTGCTCAGGTGCGGCACGCGGCTCACGTTCTGCGTGGCGGCGGCGGCGCCCTGCTGCAGGCACTGGTGCGACAGCGCGTCCATCACCACGTGGTCATCCGGGCGCACCAGCCCGACAATGGTGCCGAAGCCCGCGCCCCAGCCCGTGGAGAACAGCGCCACGTGCGGCATCTGCAGGTGCTCCGCCAGCGCCTTCTCCAGCATCAGCGACGGCGCGGTGTTGCCCCCAAGCATCGCCGAGCCCGCGCTGTGCAGTCCGTATTGCTCGATGGCCCTGTGCGCCGTGGCCACCACCTCCGGATGCGTGGAAAGCCCCAGGTAGTCCTGCGAGCCGAAGTTCAATCCCAGCTGCGAAGCACCCGTCTCCGCCCGCACTCCGCACTCCGCCGTGGGAGCCCCCTCCAGGCTCCGCGAGTACGGCCAGAGCCCCGTCTGGCGCCTCGCCTCCTGCCACTGGAAGAACTCCTCCGTCCGCCCCAGCAGGTCAGGTCCCGTCGGCTGCGCGTAGTTGGAGATGAAGTGGGTGAAGAGGGGGGATTCCAGCTGGTCACGCAGATCCATGAAGCACTTCCAGGGGAGGAGGGGGGCATCGCGGGGACGGGAGCCAACGCGCTTGGGGGGCGAGCCGGGTCGCATTTAATGCCCTTGCATCTTTTCACTGTCAACCGGCCTACTCAGACGACCGGGCTGTATTCATTTGTCCCGACTCAACGGAATGTACGGCACAGAGCGAAAGTCTGCCCTTGCATGCGACCCAGGCAAGTCCAGCAAACGCTTGCTGTGGACTCACCGCTCGCCGTCTGTCTCGACGTGCTTGTAAGGGTAACCCGCTAGGTGGGAGTGGCCGCCGCGCAGCGGGGGCCGCACACGCGAAGGCCCCGGTGCCGCCCGTTCGTTCCAGGCGACTCCGGGGCCTCCTGGCCCCACCCCACGGTGCGAACCCGCGTGCGCTACTCGTCGTTCTGCCGCAGGGCCGCGAGGACGTTGAGGTCCTCCAGCGTGGTGGTGTCCTGCGTGGACTGCTTGCCCGAGGCCACGTCGCGCAGCAGCCGGCGCATGATCTTCCCGGAGCGCGTCTTCGGCAGCGCCTCCGCGAAGCGGATTTCATCCGGCCGGGCAATGGCGCCAATCTCCTTGCTCACGTGCGTGGCGAGCTCCTTCTTCAGCTCGGCCGACGGCGCATTGCCCTGCTTCAGCGTGACGAAGGCCACCAGCGCGGTGCCCTTCAAGTCATCCGGGCGGCCCACCACGGCGGCCTCGGCGATGCGCGGGTGCGCCACCAGCGCGCTCTCCACCTCCGCGGTGCCCAGGCGGTGGCCGGCGACGTTCACCACGTCGTCCACGCGGCCCATCAGCCAGAAGTACCCGTCCGTATCCGTGCGCGCGCCGTCGCCGGTGAAGTACTTCCCCGGCAGCTCGCTGAAGTACGTGCGCACGTAGCGCTCCGGGTCGCCGTACACGGTGCGCAGCATGGAGGGCCACGGCCGGGTGATGAACAGCAGGCCGCCCTGCCCCTTCGGCACCGGGTTGCCCTGCCGGTCCAGGATCTCCGCGTGGATGCCGGGCAGCGGCAGCGTCCGAGCCGGGCTTCGTCGGCGTGGCGCCCGGCAGCGGCGAAATCATGATGCCGCCCGTCTCCGTCTGCCACCACGTGTCCACCACGGGGCACCGGCCGCCGCCGATGACGTCGCGGTACCACATCCACGCCTCGGGGTTGATGGGCTCGCCCACGCTGCCCAGCAGGCGCAGCGAGGACAAATCGTGCTTGCGCGGGTGGTCCTCGCCCAGGCGCATGAAGGCGCGGATGGCGGTGGGCGCGGTGTAGAGGATGGTGGCCTTGTAGCGCGCGATGATTTCCCAGAAGCGGTCCGGCCCCGGATGCGTCGGCGCGCCCTCGTAGAGGACGGTGGAGGCGCCGTTCATCAGCGGGCCGTAGACGACGTAGCTGTGCCCCGTCACCCAGCCCACGTCCGCGGTACACCAGTAGACGTCGTCCTCGCGCAAATCGAACACCCAGCGCGTGGTGAGCGACGTGTTCACCGCATAGCCGCCGGTGGTGTGCAGCACGCCCTTGGGCTTCCCGGTGGAGCCGGACGTGTAGAGGATGAACAGCGGGTGCTCGCTCTCCACCCACTCCGGCTCGCACACGTCGGACTGGGCCTTCACCAGCGCGTCCCACGCCACCAGCTTCGGGCCGGACAGCGCCACCGAGTCACCCGTGCGCCGCAGCACCACCACCTTCTCCACGGTGGGCATGTTGGGGACCGCGGCCTCCACGTTCTTCAGCAGCGGCACCACCGCGCCCTTGCGCCAGCCGCCGTCGGCGGTGAGCAACAACCGCGCGCCCATGTCGTTCATGCGCTCCTGGAGCGCCTCGGCGGAGAAGCCGCCGAACACCACCGAGTGCACCGCGCCGATGCGGGCACAGGCCAGCATGGCCACCGCCGCCTCGGGAATCATGGGCAGGTAGATGCCCACGCGGTCTCCCTTGCGGATGCCCAGGGACTTGAGCCCGTTGGCCAGGCGGTTCACCTCCGCGGCCAGCTCACCGTACGTGATTCGCCGCCGGTCACCCGGCTCGCCCTCGAAGAGGATGGCGGGCTTGTCGCGGCGCTTGTCCAGGTGCCGGTCCAGGCAGTTGTAGGCCAGGTTGGTGCGGCCCTCGACGAACCAGCGCGCGTGCGGCGGCTTCCAGTCGAGCACCGTGCGGAAGGGTTCCTTCCAGAACAACTCCTCGCGGGCCCGGTCTCCCCAGTACTTGTCCGGGTCCTTCGCGGCCTCGTCCCAGAGCCGCTGGTAGTCCGCCATGCTGCGCAGGTGGGCCTGCCGCGCGAAGGCCTCGGGCGGGGGGAAGACGCGCGTCTCCGTCAGGACCGACTGGATCTCGTGCTGCGTTTCAGCCATGGGCTCCTCCGCGGAAAGGGCTACCGCCCCTCTGTTCTAGGAACCCACGGAGAAAGGCTCAAGCGAACTAGTCGCAGCGCTTCGAATCCTTGACGGCTTCGTAGCGCATCCACAGCTCGCACACGCACGTGTCCGGGCGCTGGGCCTCGTAGCGCACGCGCAGCACGCCGTCGAACTGCGTCTCACATTGCGTCGTGCCCTCCAGGTGGAAGTTGACCTGGTCGAGCAGACACTCCTCGCCATTCACCTCGGCGACGGCGTTCACCACGCTGCCGTCGATGGCGAAGTCGTCCCCCGTCTCGAGGAAGTAGCCGGTGAGACGGCTGTCCAGCAGGTCCAGGTCCAGGGTGACGACACGGCCGGTCACCTGGAGGGTTCCCGTGAACTTGTCCCGGTTGGACTCGACGAGCCCGCACTCGTCGCGGAAGACCTCGACAGGAGTGAAGACATAGTCGCCCTGCTCCTGGGCGTAGGGCAGGCAGCTGGCCATGCCAACCACGAGGAGGGCGGGAACGAGGAGTCGGAAGCGTCTCGGGGTGGACACGGCGCGCACCATACCCCACGGGGCGCATTGGGTGCAGTGCGCCGTGACGGGGGCGGTTAGACTCGGGCGCATGGCTGAATACCGCAACCCCAAGCCCACCGTGGACTGCATCATCGAGCTTCCCGGTGAACGCATCGTCCTCATCCGCCGGAAGAATCCGCCGGTGGGCTGGGCGCTGCCGGGCGGCTTCGTGGACGAGGGCGAGGCGCTCGACACGGCCGCCGCGCGCGAGGCGCTCGAGGAGACGGGGTTGAAGGTGAAGCTGGTGGAGCAGTTCTTCACGTACTCGGACCCGAAGAGAGACCCGCGCCAGCACACGATGTCCACTGTCTACCTCGCCACGGCCGAGGGCGAGCCGAAGGGCTTGGACGACGCGGCGGAGGCGAAGACGTACTCACTGGACGCGCTGCCGAAGGACCTCTGCTTCGACCACGCCACCATCCTCTCCGACTACCGGACCTACAAGCGGACCGGGCAGCGTCGGAAGCTGTAGGGACACGGCGCTCGGCGGATGCACTACGCGCTCGTCCTCCTGGCCCTCGGGGCCCTGCTGGCCCTGCATGAGTTGGGGCACCTCGTCGCCGCGCGGCTGCTCGGCGTGAAGGTGCCGCGCTTCGTGTTCGGCTTCGGCCCGCCCCTGGTGTCGTTCCGGTTGTGGGGGACGCAGTACGTGCTCGCCACGGTACCGCTGGGCGCCACCGCGCACGTGCAGGGGATGAACCCGCACCGCGCGGACGCGGCGGAGCCGGCCAGCTTCCGCGCGGTGGGCCCGCTGCGGCGGGCGTTCATCATCCTGGCGGGACCGCTGGCCAACGCGGCGCTGGCCCTGGGCATCCTCTTCGCGCTGTACACGTCGGGCACGCACGTGGTGGTGCCGCTGACGGTGGGCACGGTGCAGCCCGGCTCGGAGGCGGCGCGGGCGCAGTTGCTGCCGGGAGACCGCATCGTCAGCGTGGGCGGGCAGCCGCTGCGCAGCTGGACGGACTTCGTGGAGAAGGTGGCCGAGGCGCCGGGCCGCACGCTGGAATTGGGCGTGGACCGACATGGCGAGCAGCGCATGGTGCAGGTGCGCCCGCGTCCGGACGAGCGGGGAACGGGCCGCATCGGCGTGAGCCAGCAGTACGTGTACCGGACGCACGGCGCCGGTGAGGCGCTGGGGCACTCGTTCGCGCACATCGGCAACGTGGCCACCGAGGGGCTGGCGATGCTCGTGCGGCTGGTGAAGGGGCCGCGGCACGACGACGCGGTGGGGCCCGGGGCGCTGATGCGCCAGGAGTCGTCGGACGCGGCGGCCTCCGGGGCGGACGCGATGCTGCGGGCACTGGTGGCGGCCTCGGTGGCGCTGGCGCTCCTGACGATGCTTCCCGTGCCGGGGCTGGATGGCGGCCGGGTGGTGCTGCTCCTGGTGGAGGCGGCGAGCGGACGCAAGCTGCCCGCGCGCGTGGAGACGGTGGCGCAGACGGTGGGCTTCCTCGGCATCGCCGTGGCGATTGTCGCGATGGCGGGCGCGGAGATTCGCCGGGCGCTTCCGGAGCCGGCACAGCCTCCCGCACCGGTGGTCGCGGGCGCGGCGACTCCTCCGAGCGTGCCCGTGCCGACGGCGTCGGCACCGGCGACGGCTGCGCCAGTCAGTGGAGCTCCGGTGGCACGGCCGGCGGCGGTCGTTCCCTCGGATGCGGGCACTGTCGCCACGGGTGGTGCGGCCGCGTTGGATGCGTCGACACCCGCGCAGGGCGCGACGGTGGCCATCGGGAGTGCTCCGGCTCCGACGGCAGCGGCCGACGCGGGCACGGCGGCCACGGTGGCCACGACCGAGAGCACGTCCTCCGCGATGGCATCGGATGCGGGGCCGCTCCCCGCCCCTGCCGCGCCGACGGTCGCGGCCAGCCCCGGAGCAGGTGGAGCGACACCTCCGCCCGCGGGCGCTGCGTCGGGGACGCCCGTCATTGCGGTCCCGGTTTCGCCAGGCACTGCCGGAACCAAGGAGGCAGCACCAGCCCCGGTGCCGGCCGCGACGCCCCCCGCATCCCCGACTGGAACCGCTCGCGTGGAGGCCGGACAGCCCCCGGCGTCGCCCCAGGGCAGTCAGCCCACGCCGCCCGCGACCGCCAGCGACACGCCTCCGTGAGAGGCGACGGACGCGCCTCGCCCCAGCGCGCTCGGCCCAGGCCTCGGCGGGCAGCGTCCATGACGGCCCACCACGCACCGAGCAGCCTCCGCCCCGGCAAGCCCGCTCCGTGGAAACTCCACCCCCTCCCGGCTGTCCAGGGACCTGCCAGGCGGCGGACGTCGCCTGCGGGACGTCTCGGGACACTTCGAAGGGCCGAGGAGTGGTGAAGGACCTATGCTTCAGCGCGCGATGAGCACCAAGCCGAGCGGAGGGCTGTACTGCGAGCTTTACTGGGGCACCAACCTGTCCGAGGCGTGGAGTTATGGCCCCGAGCAGTCCCAGGTCCACGCCGCTCCGGACGAGAAGGCCGCCCTGCCCCTCTACGGCTTCACGCTCCCGGAAGAGCCCTTCCTCCTCGCCGAGCGCACCGAGCGCGGCTGGCGCATCCACCTGCCGCCCGCCGTGCACACCCAGCGCAGGGTGCGCGGAGACGCCTTCGGCACCGTCCCGGAGACCGACCTGCGTCGCCAGGAAGGCCGCACGTCCGTGGAGCTGTCCGAGGGCACGACGCTCCGCCTCACCGAGGGACAGCTCCACCTGGTGGTGCAGAGCTCCGTGGTGAAGGAGCGCGTCGGCCGTCTCCAACTGAAGGACTTCGGCTGGCTGATGGTGGTCAGCGCCCTCTTCCTCAGCCTGCCGGTGGGCTTCCTCATCGCGGGCCCCACTCCCGAGCGCGCGGCCGAGTCCAACGCGCGCGCCCTGAAGGCCGCCGCCGAACAGGAAGCCGCGCGCCGCAAGGCCATGGGCCTGAACACGCCGCTGCGCCCGCTCACCGACACCGAGCGCGCCCAGCAGACCGACGGCGGCACCGGTGTGAATGTCCCCGGCTTCTTCCGCGTCCGCTGAGCGTCAGGGCCCCAGGCCCACCCAGACGTCGCCGTCCTCGAAGAATTCCTTCTTCCAGATGGGCACGTCCTGCTTGAGCCGCTCAATCGCGTGCTCACAGCCGCGGAAGGCCTCCTTGCGGTGGGGCGCCGCCGCGGCGATGACCACCGCCAGCTCTCCCGGCACCAGCGTGCCCACGCGGTGGACGATGGCCAGCCGCGTCCCGGGCCACTGCGCCGCGGCTTCCGCGCCAATCTCCGCCAGCTTCTTCTCCGCCATGGGCGCGTAGGCCTCGTACTCCAGCCGCAGCACGCGCCGGCCCTTCGTCTGGTTGCGCACGGAGCCGCTGAACGTCACCAGCCCGCCGAACGCCTCGCCGCCCACCGCCTCCACCACCTCTTCCAATCGCAGCGGCCGGTCCACCACCGAGAACAACCCCGGCGAGCCGCCCGCCACCGGCGGAATCAGCGCCACCTCCGCGCCCCCGCGCACCGGTGCCTCCAGGCCCACGAATTCCTGGTCCACCGCCACGCGCAGGTGCGGCAGCAGCGGCGCCAGCGCCGGGTGCCGCTCGCTGATGAGCCGCAGCACGTCGCGCACGAGCGCGCCCTCCGGCACCTCCAGCGCCTCGCGCGCCCCGCCCGCGCGCTCCCGGGCCGCGGCGAAGTAGAGGACCGTGACTCGCCCGCTCAACGCGAGACCTCCCGCGTACCGCGCAGGGAGACGCGCCCCTTGAGCCGGGCCCCGCCCTCCGCGAGCGAGAAGTCCAGGAAGGCCGAGTCCAGCGGCGTGAGCTGTTCCAACAGCGCCCCGGTGAAGGCCTGCGCCGCGTCGAGCTGCCCCTCCGGCACGCCCGGCACCACCTCCGGCGCCTGCAGGTCCGCGCGCAGCCGCCCCAAATCGAGCATCACCGACACGTGCCCCGCGCCGAACGCCGCGCCACCGAAGCGCTCGCGCAGCGCGGCGCCCACGTCCCCGCGCGCTCGCCCTTCCAGCAGCTCGCCCGCCAGCAGCGTGGCGCGCTGCGGGGTGATGCGCAGCTCCACGGGCTGCTCGCGCACCTGCGTGCGGTACAGCACGCCGTCCGGCAGCGGCTGCGTGGTGTAGCGCAGCGACGTGTCCTCGAGCTGCTGGTCGATGAGCTTGCGCACGGCTTGCGCGGAGTTCAGGCCCGCCTCCACCACCACGGTGCCCTTCGGCTCCGGCCGCTTGTTGCGGATGAAGTTGCGGAAGAAGGCGGGCGCGTCGAAGTACACCAGCATCGCCACGTCGCCGCGCAGCGCCTTCAACAGCGCCTCCGCGTCCAGCCCCTGCTGGCGCCACCGCTCCAGCGTGTGCTCGCGGCGGGGAGAGCCGGGCGCGCCGAAAGCCAGCTTCGCCAGCTCCTCGGGCGGCACCGACAACTGCGCCGCCGCCATGGGCCCCAGCGCCGCCTGCTCCAGCAGCGCCGACGCCGGCGCGCCCACACCCTGGAACAGCGGCCGCGACGAGGCGAGGAAGCCATCCAGCTCCATCGCCTCCGCGCCCGCGCTCACGCCCAGCGACGCGAAGAAGCCGCGCACCGGGCCCGGCTCCTCCCGCGGCTCCGGCCGCGCGCCCGAGTACAGGTACACGCTGCCCTCGGCCACCTTCCCGCGCAGCTCGCCCAGCAGCGGCTCCTCCGACAGGCCGGCCCCGGTGAGGCCCTTCACCCGGCGACGCACCACCTCCGGGTCCGGAGACACGACGAGCTGTGCCTGCACGGGCTCGCCCTCCTCCGGCGCGTCGGGGCTCTCCGGCACGACGAGGTAGACGTAGCCCCGGTCCTCGAACAGCAGCATCGACGGGCCGTCGTCCTCGGGCACCACCCGCGCCGAGCCGTCCTCCTGCCGCATCACCGTATGGCCCGCCTCCTCCAATTCGCGCCCCACGGCGTCCAGGGCCTCGGCGGGCTCGTACACGCCCAGCAGCGCCACCACGCCGTCGAAGTCGGGCGTGAGGAAGAAGCCGAAGCCCTCGTCCGGGTCCACCACACCGCCGGGGCCGCCGTACAGGCCGCGCAACAGCAGCGACACCAGCGGGGCCTCCTCCAGCGAGCGCCGCGCATTCTCGGGGCCGATGAGCCGCTCGTAGAAGTCCACCAGCGGCTCCACGCTGCCGCGCAGCCGGGGCACCCACAGCACCGTCTGCGCGCCCGCGGGCACCGCGCGCAGTACCGGCCGGGGCACCACGGTGAGCTGCACGCGGCCCACCTCCTGGCCCTCGTGCAGCGCGCGCACGGTGTACGCACCCGGCCGCGCGAAGGCATGGGACAGGCGCGCGGCCTGCCGGGTGGCGGTGCCGTCACCCAATTCCCAGGTGACGGCGGGAGCGCCCTCCTCGCGCGAGCCGAGCTCCACCGGCACGCCCGCCTCCACCGTGCGGTCCTGCCCCAGGTCCGGCCGCACCGCGCGGCGGCAGCCGGCCACCGTGGAGCCCACGGCGGCCGTCAGCAGCAGGAGTGCGACAAGCGAAGCAGCGCGGCGCGGGGAAAGCGGCATGAGCCGCTTAGTAGTCCAGCGCCAGTCCGAACATCCAGCGCCGGCTGGACAGGTTGAGCCCGCCCCCGCCGAAATCGTTCACATCCGAGTAGATGTACTCGGCGAACAGGTAGGAGTGGTTCACCCCCAGGTCCGAGTCGAAGTCGCGCGCGAAACGCGGCTCCAGCACGTCGAGCATGAAGGCCACGCCGCCGGTGGCGCTCCAGCCCCACTTGCCGCCGGAGCCCGACTTGCCGTTCACGACCTCCCGGCCGCTGCCCTTGGTAATCCACCACGGGATGTAGTTGAGGCCCAGCTTGCCGTACGGCACCAGGGGCACGCCCCACTCGAAGGCCGCGTAGTCGAACTTGTAGAAGACGTTGGCGCTCAGCGGAATCACCCGCAGCGCCGTCTGCTCGCCGGCCTTGCCGCCGTCGGCCAGCCTCGCCGCCGCGTACTTCTCCCCGTAGCCGGCGGACAGGCTCAAGCCCGCCGTGCCGATGCCCTGGTAGAAGAAGCGCTGCAGCTCCGCCTCGAACAGCAGCAGCGAGGCGTCACCGAAGGTGTCCTTGTACGGCGTGGCGCCGTTGAGCGCCTCCTCCTCGTCGATGAGGGGCCTGTACCCGCCCAGGCGCAGGACGATGGCGCCCGTGCGCGGCGAGGTCAGCGACACCTTCGCCTCAGTCACCGTTGTCGAATCCTGTCCCCATGCCGGAAGCGCGGCCAGCAGCGCCGCGAATCCGAGGGCCGTTGCCCGCCTCATGACTGCTTCCTCCTCGACAGCCAGAATCCCAGGGCGGCCAGCACCGCGCCACCCGCCAGACCACCGCCGGCCGCGCCGCAGCCGCCCGTCTCCTGGCCACCCGCACCCACGTAGGCCTGGAAGAAACCGTTGCTCTTGACGGGCGTACCCGTGGACGGGTCCGAGTCCGTGGAGTTGCCCGCGACGTCCGTCGCCCTGGCGGTCACCTGGTAGGTCACCCCGTTCTCCAGGCCCTCCAGGTTCGCGAGGCCCTCGACGGCCGTCGTCTCGTCCGTGGACACCACCGTCCCCGTGCCTCCATCCGCGTTCGGAAGGGTGGCGGTGACGACCACGGTGGAGTCCTCCTCGGCCGACACCGTGACACCCAACGCGGAGTCGCGGGGCGTCACCGCGTCGATGGTGGGCTTGGGAGGAGGCTTGGTGTCGAAGCGCACCAGCACGGGCGACGTCACCTTGATGAGGGTGTCACACTGGGAAAAGCTGTTGATCACCGTGACGGAAGCGCACACGCGCATCGTCTGCTCCACCTGGGCCGTGGAGCACGTGTCCGTGCCTCCGTCCGTCGCCGTGAAGAGGGGCAGGCCGTTCACCGGAACCTCGCGGAACAGGTTGCCCGGGCTGTTGACGCTGCTGACGGCCACCGCCTGCAGCTCCTGGTCCCCTGTCGCCGGCTCGTCCTTGCAGGAGCCGCTCGTGGTGACCCACAGCTGCATGTCCTCACAGGCAACGCCCCCGGAGAGGGTCCAGCGGACCTGCAGCTTGTCGCCGCAATCCTCGCTGTTGAGCCCGATGACCTTGGCGGTATCGGTGATGTTGTCGACCGTCAGGGAGAGGGTCTGCCCCAGGGCGGTCGATGCGAAGAGCAGGAGACCAACGAATAGGAAACGCATGGGTACGCGCACGCTAGCAAGCGGGAGGCCACCCACAACCCCCATTGTACCGGCGCATTTCCCCCGGGGCGGACGGCCGCCCCGCGCCAAACAGGCAGGGGGCGGCCGGGGGCGGTCTGCCAATTTGTCAGGCGGGGCGTTCAGCCAGCTTGAAGCCGGCCTCCACCAGGTTGAGGGCGGCGCCCCGGCTGGCGTTGTCCACGGCGGCGAAGAGCGTCACCCACTCCGGGGCCTGGGGGAAGGCGCGCACCCGGCCCACGTGCACGGCGGGGTCCGACATGACGAGCATGGGCATGGGGTAGATGCGCTCGCCGGGGGTGTCCAGCACCTTGAGCACCGGCGACGTCTTGAGGGCGGCGCGCACCTGCTCCACGGGGCCCGCCTTCTTGAGCTGCACGTTGAGGGTGATTCCGTGGCCGTAGAAGGTGGGCACCTGCACCGCGGTACCGGCGATGACGGGCACGTCGCCGCGCGCGGAGAACAGCCGGGCGCCTTCCAGCGTCCAGCCGCCCTCTTCTTCCGTCCACGGCGAGTTCACCATGAAGCCGCCCACCTGCGGCACCAGGTTGAAGCCCACCCGGTGGGGGAAGACCTGGGGCTCCGGCTCGCGGCCGGACAGCAGGTCCGCCGTCTGCTTCTCCAGTTCCGACACCCCGCGCACGCCCGCGCTGGACACGCCCATCATCGCCGTCACCTGCGCGCGCGCCACGCCGAAGGCCCGGCGCAGCGGCTCCACCACGTGCACCACGGCGGTGGTGACGGCGCCCGGCAGGCACACCACGCGGCCCTTGAAGGTGAAGCCGGCGCCCAGCGCCTCGGTGTTGAAGCCGGGCAGCACCAGGGGCACGTTGCCGTCGCTCCGGAAGGCGGAGCTCGCGTCCACCACCCACGCGCCCGCCGCCTGAGCGGCCGGGGCCAGCGTGCGGGACGCCTCGGCCGGCGTGGCCAGCAGCACCACGCCGATTCCCCGGAAGGCCTCCGCCGTGGCGCGCTCCACCTCGAGCGAGTCCTCGCCGTACTCCACCTCCAGCCCCTTCGAGCGCTCCGAGCCGAAGGCGCGCACGCGCTCGGCGGGCACGTCCTGGGCGTACAGCGCGGCCAGCACCTCACGGCCCACCGCGCCGGTGGCACCCACCACGGCGATACTGAAGTCGTTTTTCATGGCGCGTCCTTTACGTCACCGCGCACGACGCGGCGAGCACCGCGCGTGCGCTTCAGTCTTCCTTCAACCGCGCCGTGGGCACCGGCCCCGGCAGCGGGGGGAACTTCGGATTGCGCTCCGGCTCGGAGGCGCGCACGTAGTGCGGCTCCAGCGCGAAGAGCGCCTGCAGCGAGCGCTCCTCCGGGAAGCGCACCAGCCGCGCCAATTCCACCGCCGAGGGGAAGGCCGGCCCGGCCAGCAGCCGCTCCGGCGACACCCCATGCGACTGCAGCGCGGCACGGTAGTCCGTCAGCGCGGGGCCCAGCGCCACCGCGCGGGGCTCCGCCGCCAGCCGGGCCGCCACTTCCTGGGGCGACATGGCCGTCTCCGGCTCCAGCGCCTCCACGGTGGTGCCCGTGCGCTGGTACGCGCCCAGGTACAGGTCGTCCTTGCGCGCCACCGCGAGGCAGTAGAGCGGCACGCCCTCCGGCCCCTCCAGCGCCACCGCCGCCAGCGACGACGCCCCGGCCACCTTGAGGCCCGTCGCGTACGCCAGCGACTTCACCGTGGCCAGGCCGATGCGCAGCCCCGTGAAGGAGCCCGGCCCCAGCCCCACCGCCAGCCCCTCCAGGTCCGCCAGCTTCACGCCCTGCCGCGAGAGCAATTCGCCCACCACGCCGGGCAGCAGCTCGCTCTGCTTCTGCGGCGGGGGCACCACCACGTGCTCCAGGGCGCGCAGGGCCCCGGAGGGCTCGCGCTCCACCAGGGCGAGCGACAGCGTCAACGTGGAGGTGTCCAGC contains these protein-coding regions:
- the moaD gene encoding molybdopterin converting factor subunit 1, yielding MSGRVTVLYFAAARERAGGAREALEVPEGALVRDVLRLISERHPALAPLLPHLRVAVDQEFVGLEAPVRGGAEVALIPPVAGGSPGLFSVVDRPLRLEEVVEAVGGEAFGGLVTFSGSVRNQTKGRRVLRLEYEAYAPMAEKKLAEIGAEAAAQWPGTRLAIVHRVGTLVPGELAVVIAAAAPHRKEAFRGCEHAIERLKQDVPIWKKEFFEDGDVWVGLGP
- a CDS encoding NUDIX hydrolase yields the protein MAEYRNPKPTVDCIIELPGERIVLIRRKNPPVGWALPGGFVDEGEALDTAAAREALEETGLKVKLVEQFFTYSDPKRDPRQHTMSTVYLATAEGEPKGLDDAAEAKTYSLDALPKDLCFDHATILSDYRTYKRTGQRRKL
- a CDS encoding PKD domain-containing protein, which encodes MPLSPRRAASLVALLLLTAAVGSTVAGCRRAVRPDLGQDRTVEAGVPVELGSREEGAPAVTWELGDGTATRQAARLSHAFARPGAYTVRALHEGQEVGRVQLTVVPRPVLRAVPAGAQTVLWVPRLRGSVEPLVDFYERLIGPENARRSLEEAPLVSLLLRGLYGGPGGVVDPDEGFGFFLTPDFDGVVALLGVYEPAEALDAVGRELEEAGHTVMRQEDGSARVVPEDDGPSMLLFEDRGYVYLVVPESPDAPEEGEPVQAQLVVSPDPEVVRRRVKGLTGAGLSEEPLLGELRGKVAEGSVYLYSGARPEPREEPGPVRGFFASLGVSAGAEAMELDGFLASSRPLFQGVGAPASALLEQAALGPMAAAQLSVPPEELAKLAFGAPGSPRREHTLERWRQQGLDAEALLKALRGDVAMLVYFDAPAFFRNFIRNKRPEPKGTVVVEAGLNSAQAVRKLIDQQLEDTSLRYTTQPLPDGVLYRTQVREQPVELRITPQRATLLAGELLEGRARGDVGAALRERFGGAAFGAGHVSVMLDLGRLRADLQAPEVVPGVPEGQLDAAQAFTGALLEQLTPLDSAFLDFSLAEGGARLKGRVSLRGTREVSR
- a CDS encoding aminotransferase class I/II-fold pyridoxal phosphate-dependent enzyme, with product MDLRDQLESPLFTHFISNYAQPTGPDLLGRTEEFFQWQEARRQTGLWPYSRSLEGAPTAECGVRAETGASQLGLNFGSQDYLGLSTHPEVVATAHRAIEQYGLHSAGSAMLGGNTAPSLMLEKALAEHLQMPHVALFSTGWGAGFGTIVGLVRPDDHVVMDALSHQCLQQGAAAATQNVSRVPHLSNRAMRRKLQEIRARDTRNGVLVVTEGLFSMDSDVPRLEELQAICREFSATLLVDVAHDLGALGPRGTGSLGVQGLLGKVDLVVGAFSKTFASNGGFMATRNPAVRQYVRVMGGPHIFSNALLPIQAAVVLEALRIVRSEEGEALRVKARENSVALRTAFSERGIECLGEPSNVVPVPVGDPKVARLAAKLVFERGIFSNLVEYPAVRLRETRFRMQVMATHTPEQARHAAEVVSGAIDEARRLVKSQSRHSRAALREERSQVEL
- a CDS encoding site-2 protease family protein, with amino-acid sequence MHYALVLLALGALLALHELGHLVAARLLGVKVPRFVFGFGPPLVSFRLWGTQYVLATVPLGATAHVQGMNPHRADAAEPASFRAVGPLRRAFIILAGPLANAALALGILFALYTSGTHVVVPLTVGTVQPGSEAARAQLLPGDRIVSVGGQPLRSWTDFVEKVAEAPGRTLELGVDRHGEQRMVQVRPRPDERGTGRIGVSQQYVYRTHGAGEALGHSFAHIGNVATEGLAMLVRLVKGPRHDDAVGPGALMRQESSDAAASGADAMLRALVAASVALALLTMLPVPGLDGGRVVLLLVEAASGRKLPARVETVAQTVGFLGIAVAIVAMAGAEIRRALPEPAQPPAPVVAGAATPPSVPVPTASAPATAAPVSGAPVARPAAVVPSDAGTVATGGAAALDASTPAQGATVAIGSAPAPTAAADAGTAATVATTESTSSAMASDAGPLPAPAAPTVAASPGAGGATPPPAGAASGTPVIAVPVSPGTAGTKEAAPAPVPAATPPASPTGTARVEAGQPPASPQGSQPTPPATASDTPP
- a CDS encoding MXAN_2562 family outer membrane beta-barrel protein, with the protein product MRRATALGFAALLAALPAWGQDSTTVTEAKVSLTSPRTGAIVLRLGGYRPLIDEEEALNGATPYKDTFGDASLLLFEAELQRFFYQGIGTAGLSLSAGYGEKYAAARLADGGKAGEQTALRVIPLSANVFYKFDYAAFEWGVPLVPYGKLGLNYIPWWITKGSGREVVNGKSGSGGKWGWSATGGVAFMLDVLEPRFARDFDSDLGVNHSYLFAEYIYSDVNDFGGGGLNLSSRRWMFGLALDY